One Streptomyces sp. NBC_01237 genomic region harbors:
- the nadA gene encoding quinolinate synthase NadA: MRDVTTAQPLDVQPTPLALLLLGREADPKSERGVECPGDLPSPSDPDLVERARAAKEKLGDKVFVLGHHYQRDEVIQFADVTGDSFKLARDAAARPEAEYIVFCGVHFMAESADILTTDDQKVVLPDLAAGCSMADMATAEQVAECWDVLTDAGVAEQVVPVSYMNSSADIKAFTGRHGGTICTSSNARTALEWAFEQGEKVLFLPDQHLGRNTAVRDMGMTLEDCVLYNPHKPGGGLTTEELRNAKMILWRGHCSVHGRFSVDSVNDVRARIPGVNVLVHPECKHEVVTAADYVGSTEYIIKALEAAPAGSKWAIGTELNLVRRLAERFAPEDKEIVFLDKTVCFCSTMNRIDLPHLVWTLESLAEGNLVNRIEVDPETEKYAKLALERMLALA; the protein is encoded by the coding sequence GTGCGTGACGTGACCACGGCCCAGCCCCTGGATGTACAGCCGACACCCCTCGCGCTGCTGCTGCTCGGCCGCGAGGCCGACCCGAAGAGCGAGCGCGGCGTCGAGTGTCCCGGCGACCTCCCCTCCCCGTCCGACCCGGACCTGGTGGAGCGTGCGCGTGCCGCGAAGGAGAAGCTCGGGGACAAGGTCTTCGTCCTCGGCCACCACTACCAGCGCGACGAGGTCATCCAGTTCGCGGACGTCACCGGCGACTCGTTCAAGCTCGCCCGGGACGCGGCCGCGCGGCCGGAGGCCGAGTACATCGTCTTCTGCGGCGTGCACTTCATGGCCGAGTCCGCGGACATCCTGACGACCGACGACCAGAAGGTCGTCCTGCCCGACCTGGCGGCGGGCTGCTCGATGGCCGACATGGCCACCGCCGAACAGGTCGCCGAGTGCTGGGACGTCCTGACCGACGCGGGTGTCGCCGAGCAGGTGGTGCCCGTCTCGTACATGAACTCCTCCGCCGACATCAAGGCGTTCACCGGCAGGCACGGCGGCACGATCTGCACCTCCTCCAACGCGAGGACGGCCCTGGAGTGGGCCTTCGAGCAGGGTGAGAAGGTGCTCTTCCTCCCCGACCAGCACCTCGGCCGGAACACCGCCGTACGGGACATGGGGATGACGCTGGAGGACTGTGTCCTCTACAACCCGCACAAGCCGGGCGGCGGTCTGACCACCGAGGAGCTGCGGAACGCCAAGATGATCCTGTGGCGCGGGCACTGCTCGGTGCACGGACGCTTCTCGGTCGATTCCGTCAACGACGTGCGCGCCCGCATACCCGGCGTCAACGTCCTGGTGCACCCGGAGTGCAAGCACGAGGTCGTGACGGCCGCGGACTACGTCGGCTCGACCGAGTACATCATCAAGGCCCTGGAAGCGGCCCCGGCCGGCTCGAAGTGGGCGATCGGCACGGAACTGAACCTGGTCCGCCGCCTCGCCGAGCGCTTCGCGCCCGAGGACAAGGAGATCGTCTTCCTCGACAAGACGGTCTGCTTCTGCTCGACGATGAACCGGATCGACCTCCCGCACCTCGTCTGGACGCTGGAGTCGCTGGCCGAGGGCAACCTGGTCAACCGGATCGAGGTCGACCCGGAGACGGAGAAGTACGCGAAGCTCGCGCTGGAGCGGATGCTGGCGCTGGCGTAG